From a single Mangifera indica cultivar Alphonso chromosome 19, CATAS_Mindica_2.1, whole genome shotgun sequence genomic region:
- the LOC123203514 gene encoding uncharacterized protein LOC123203514: protein MATPYEKPESINPSYGDDEDEDEDEVEDLDGESEPAPPSEQMVKLFSRMQRDTVPLRVHDVIVKGNTKTKEFLIEAELDALKNATSMQEIIRAASIVNYKLRELECFDSVAITVDAGPPELPGTANVIIEVVETKSPLSGQIGTFSKGEAKSSSVEGSLKYKNFLGYGDLWDASLAYGFDCSAEVSAGVYIPRFKGLVSPLTARVSLLSQDWLKFSSYKEKSLGLSLGLFSSKYHDLGYNLAWRTLIDPSQMSSRSIRRQLGHDFLSSLKYTFRFDKRNSHLRPTRGYAFVSTMQIGGLAPDNRTLRFLRQELDLRFSVPFGFYHTALNFGVSSGVLLPLGRGFLSMSSSIPERFFLGGNLSPVCHLGGPLAFWGFKTRGLGPSEPRRQMTGNSSDENADPAERDFLGGDLAVSAFADLSFDLPLRWFREKGIHGHLFACAGSVAKLTENEYRNFSLPKFLDSFRSSLGGGIVFPTNLFRLEVNYCYILKKFDHDHGKSGLQISISAPS from the exons ATGGCGACCCCGTACGAGAAACCTGAATCAATTAACCCTAGCTATGGAGACGAtgaggacgaggacgaggacgaggtCGAAGACCTAGACGGAGAATCCGAACCGGCCCCACCGAGCGAGCAGATGGTAAAATTGTTTAGCCGGATGCAAAGAGACACAGTTCCACTACGCGTGCACGATGTGATTGTGAAAGGAAACACGAAGACGAAGGAGTTTTTAATCGAAGCGGAACTTGACGCGCTCAAGAATGCCACGTCAATGCAAGAGATAATCCGGGCGGCCAGTATTGTTAATTATAAACTGCGAGAGCTCGAGTGCTTTGATTCGGTCGCCATCACGGTCGATGCTGGTCCACCGGAGCTTCCGGGTACGGCAAATGTGATCATCGAAGTTGTTGAAACAAAAAGTCCACTTTCTGGTCAAATCGGAACTTTCTCCAAGGGAGAG GCCAAATCTTCATCAGTTGAAGGATCTCTCAAGTACAAAAACTTTCTTGGTTATGGTGATTTGTGGGATGCTTCTTTGGCATATGGCTTTGATTGCTCAGCAGAGGTAAGTGCTGGTGTGTATATTCCCAGATTTAAAGGTCTAGTGAGTCCTTTGACTGCACGGGTATCATTACTATCCCAAGACTGGCTGAAATTTTCTTCttacaaagaaaaatcattGGGGCTGTCACTCGGCTTATTTTCATCTAAGTATCATGACTTGGGATACAATCTTGCATGGAGGACCTTGATAGATCCATCACAAATGTCGTCCAGGTCCATAAGAAGGCAGCTAGGACATGattttctttcatctttaaaatatacatttagGTTTGACAAGAGAAATTCTCATCTGAGGCCAACTCGAGGATATGCTTTTGTTTCAACCATGCAAATTGGCGGCCTTGCACCGGATAATCGGACCCTGAGATTTTTGCGACAG GAGCTTGATCTTCGTTTTTCTGTCCCATTTGGATTTTATCATACTGCCCTAAATTTTGGGGTATCCAGTGGTGTTCTTCTCCCACTTGGAAGAGGATTCTTGAGCATGTCTTCTTCCATACCTGAGAGATTCTTTCTGGGTGGTAATTTATCTCCAGTTTGCCATTTAGGAGGGCCATTGGCATTTTGGGGGTTTAAAACTAGGGGACTGGGTCCTTCTGAGCCAAGAAGGCAAATGACAGGCAATTCCTCTGATGAGAATGCAGACCCTGCTGAAAGGGATTTTCTTGGAGGAGACCTGGCTGTTTCTGCCTTTGCAGATCTTTCTTTTGATCTTCCTTTGAGGTGGTTTAGAGAAAAAGGAATTCATGGACATTTGTTTGCATGTGCTGGGAGTGTTGCCAAGTTAACAGAGAATGAGTACCGGAATTTCTCTTTGCCAAAGTTTTTGGATTCTTTTCGAAGTTCTTTAGGTGGTGGCATTGTTTTTCCCACAAATCTATTCCGCCTAGAG GTTAACTATTGCTACATACTGAAAAAGTTTGATCATGACCATGGGAAAAGTGGCCTTCAGATTAGCATATCTGCTCCATCCTAG
- the LOC123203711 gene encoding protein ROH1-like, whose product MPATDCQGSSALPFSNLGRSILSLRRDQAVHSMNDDTASGNSLEVELEFFQRKISDRLMDLSGSDELLSLSWVQKLLDLFLVSQDEFRVVLFNNRSQLHKGPMDRLIAEYFERSVKALDVCNAIRDGIEQIRQWQKLIQIVLVALDDRRMLSEGQVRRAKKAVIDLAISMLDEKDSGTTLAHRNRSFGRNNVKEPHCRILGHFRSLSWSVSRSWSAARQLQAIGNNLYAPRGNEITATNGLSVLVFTMSSVLLFVMWTLVAAIPCQDRGLQVHFPVSRQFIWAGPMMSLHEKILEESKKRERRNTCGLMKEIHQIEKSTRLMNELLDSIQYPVAEQKDGEVRQRVKELSTVFETVKEGLDPLERRVREVFHKIVRSRTEGLDCLGRMHGPE is encoded by the coding sequence ATGCCCGCCACCGACTGCCAGGGCTCATCGGCGCTGCCTTTCTCCAACCTCGGCCGTTCCATTCTCAGTCTCCGCCGTGATCAGGCCGTGCACTCCATGAACGACGACACCGCCTCCGGAAACTCCCTCGAGGTCGAGTTAGAGTTTTTCCAGAGGAAAATTTCGGACCGCTTGATGGACTTGTCCGGTTCGGACGAGTTGCTCTCGCTCTCGTGGGTTCAAAAGCTTCTCGACTTGTTCCTTGTATCGCAAGATGAGTTTCGcgttgttttatttaataataggtCTCAGCTCCACAAGGGGCCAATGGATCGGCTCATAGCTGAGTATTTTGAACGGAGCGTGAAGGCGCTTGACGTTTGTAATGCGATTCGTGATGGGATTGAGCAAATCAGACAGTGGCAGAAGCTTATTCAGATTGTTCTTGTTGCTTTGGATGATCGGAGAATGCTGTCTGAAGGTCAGGTTCGAAGAGCTAAGAAGGCTGTCATTGATTTAGCGATTAGCATGCTTGATGAGAAAGATTCCGGCACGACTTTGGCTCATCGGAACCGTTCGTTTGGGAGGAATAACGTGAAAGAGCCTCACTGTCggattttggggcattttcgatCATTGTCATGGAGTGTTTCGAGGTCTTGGTCGGCTGCCCGACAGCTGCAGGCTATTGGGAATAATTTGTATGCTCCAAGGGGTAATGAAATTACGGCTACAAACGGGCTTTCCGTTTTGGTGTTCACCATGAGTTCAGTGTTGTTGTTTGTAATGTGGACACTTGTGGCGGCGATTCCTTGTCAGGATCGTGGTTTGCAAGTGCATTTTCCTGTTTCTAGGCAGTTTATTTGGGCGGGGCCAATGATGTCTTTGCATGAGAAGATATTGGAAGAGTCCAAGAAACGAGAGAGGAGAAATACTTGTGGGTTGATGAAGGAGATTCATCAGATTGAGAAAAGCACGAGGTTGATGAATGAGTTGTTGGATTCAATTCAGTATCCAGTGGCCGAGCAAAAGGATGGCGAGGTGAGACAAAGAGTAAAGGAATTGTCAACGGTTTTTGAAACAGTAAAGGAGGGATTGGACCCGTTGGAGAGACGAGTGAGAGAGGTGTTTCATAAGATTGTGCGAAGCCGAACTGAAGGGCTTGATTGCTTGGGAAGGATGCATGGTCCTGAATAG